Within the Flavobacterium sp. CG_23.5 genome, the region GGACTATATCAATTTGATTTTCAATCTGAAGTAACACCCCAGCTAATAAGTGGGTTGCCATCTGGATTAATTGTCCAATATTATTTAAATTCGAATGATGCGCTTTCCCAAAAAAATCCTTTGGGCACTAATTTCAATAATACTATCCCAAACCAACAAATCATCTATGCCCGAATCGTAAATGGTCCAGATTGTTACGCGATTACTCCCGTAACACTTAAAGTGAATCCATTTAATCCGCCAAATTTTCAAAACGAAACAGCTTCTTTGTGTTCTGGCGCTTCCATCAACTTAATAGTCAACGCTGGATTTTCGAGTTATTTATGGAATACCGGAGAGACTTCAAATACAATTAATGTTACTTTGCCTGGCGCTTATTCTGTAAAAGTTACCAATATAAATGGATGTAGCGGTACTAAAAATTATACGGTTACTGCTTCTGGAGTTGCAATTATCACAGGAGCAATTATAAATGATTTTGCAGGAAACGAAAACTCCGTTTTAATTGAATATACGGGAATAGGCAATTATGAATTTTCACTTGATGGATCATTTTTTCAAGATAATCCGTTATTTAATGGCGTGGCTCCCGGAGAATATCTGGTTTATGCCCGAGATAAAAATGGTTGTGGTTTGTCTATTCCTTTCAAAATATACGTGTTGGATTATCCCCGTTATTTCACTCCAAACGGTGATGGATACAATGATTTTTGGAAAATTCAAAACTTAGACCTTTTGCCAAATTCTACACTAACCATTTTTAATCGCTATGGTAAATTATTACAGCAGTTGCAATCAGCTGGCTCTGGATGGAATGGCACGTTCAATGGATATTCATTACCCGCTGATGATTATTGGTTTAACGTAACTTTTGCAGACAATAAAATAATAAAAGGTCATTTTTCATTAAAAAGATGATAGTTATTTTCCTATTTTTATCGCATGAAAAAAACTTTACTTATTTTCTTTACTTTTTTATCAATAAGCTGCTTTGCCCAATTTAGTAAAACACATTATATTCCGCCATTAACCTCAGGAACTACAGGAGGTGTTACTCCAGAGGAACATTATTTATACATTTCTACCCCCAGCATTAGTGATGTGAAAGTAAAAGTAATTGAAATTGGCGGAAACGTATTTACTAATACAATCAACAAAAACAATCCTTGGATTTACTTTATTGGTAACGGTAACAACACACAAATTTTCACACCAAATACAAGTATTGGAATATTAAATAATAAAGGATATATTGTAGAAGCCGAGGATTTAATTTATACCAGCTTACGAACAAATGCAGGATTACATAATCAAGCGGGAGGATTAGTATCTAAGGGAAATAGCGCCTTGGGGAAGGAATTTAGAATTGGAGCGATGTTAAACAAATTTAACACTACTGGCTTAATGAATTTTGCATCCATTCTGTCTGTTGAAAATGGTACTAATATAACGATTTCCAATATTCCTGTTGGTACAATATTAACTAATGGAGTTACTATTACCGGTCCTCTAACTATTTCTTTAAATAAAAATGAAAGTTACGTTTTAGCAATAGAAAATAATGGAAGTAATTTTAAAAGCACAAATATCATAGGTGGTTTAATAAGTTCTGACAAAGATATTGTTGTGAATGCAGGTTCTTTTGGAGGCAGTAACTATGAAGGCCCAAACACTAACAATTCCTCTGGAAGAGATCTTGGCTTTGATCAAATAGTTTCTTTTGAAAAAACTGGAAAAGAATATATTTTCATCAAAGGATTAGGAAGTGATGTTTTGGAACGTGTGTTGCTAATTGCGCATAAGGACAATACCAAAATTTATACAAATGGAAATCCGACTCCAATTACAAAAAACGCAGGTGAATATCTAATACTAGACGGAAGCAGTTATAGCAATAATAATCTTTACGTTACAAGTTCAGAGAATGTCTTTGCGTATCAAAGTATTGGCGGAACCAACTCACCTGCAAATCAAAATTTATTTTTTGTTCCACCTATCAATTGTTCTACTCCAAGTATAGTTGATAACATTCCCATGATAAATGCAATAGGGGATGTATCTTATGTTGGAAGTATAAATGTTGTTACTGAATCCGGTGCCACTGTTTTAATTAATGATAATCCAATTACCTCCAGTCCGACAACCATAAATGCAAACCCAGGTTTTGTTTATTATACTGTTAATGGATTGTCAGGAAATGTAAGTGTAAAATCCACCAAACAAGTTTATGTTTCCTATTCAGGTAACAGTGGAGCTGCAACTTACGGAGGTTACTATTCTGGTTTTGATACTAAACCGGAAATTGTTACGGATAAAATTTCAATTTGGCAAACTCCATCAGTTTTACTCATAAAAATTTATCTGATGCCAATGCAAATAAATCAACTTTGAAGTTTTTTGCTGTTTGTGTACCAAAAGATTCTGATGGCGACGGCATCACAGATGATTTAGATTCTGATAGTGATAATGATGGAATTCCTGATACAACCGAGTCACAAAAAAACGTTTCGGTAATATTATCAAATTCTGACACTAACAATAATGGTCTTGATACTAATTTTGAGCCCGGATTTACTCCAATTGACACAGACAATGATAGCGTTCCAGATTATTTAGATTTAGATAGCGATAATGATGGAATTCTAGATTCAGTAGAAACAGGAATCGATACTGACGCTGATGGAATAAGAAATTATCGCGATTTAGACAGCGATAAAGATTTGTGTTCAGATGTTGTCGAAGCTGGATTTACTGATGGCGATGGTGATGGAAAATTTGGAAATTCACCCCTAACAGTCAACTCGACTGGACTTGTTAATGGTGCGCCTTACAGCGTTCCAAATCCCAATTATTTAATTTCGGCGCCAATCATAATTTCAAAACAACCTGCAGTTGCTCCTACTTGTGAATTACAAAATGCCACAATTTCAGTAACTGATAATGGAGGGAACACTTATCAATGGCAATTTTCAACTAATGGCGCAACTTGGAATAACATTACAAATAATAGCACCTATTCTGGAGCTTTAACAAATAACCTAACAATAACAAGTGTAAAAAACACAATGAATGGATATAAATATCGTGTTCAACTAAATAAAGTTGGAAATAGCTGCGGTTTACTTTCAACCGACGCCACATTAACCGTTTATGCTTTACCTGTCGTTACTAATGTGACAATTATTCAATGTGATGATGACTTAGATGCCATTACAACTTTTAATTTAACTATAAAAAACGATGAAATTTCCAGCAATTTCAACAATGAATCTTTTACTTATTATAAGACTTTAGCAGGAGCAAATAATCCGGATGCATCGCAATTGATCACAACTCCATTAGCTTTTGTAAATACTACACCTAGCACAATGACGATTTGGACTCGAGTTCAAAATGCAAACGGATGTTATAGCGTTGCCCAAATAACCCTAAAAGTACTTGCTACTCAAATTCCAAAAACCTTCAAAAAATCATTTGAAGCCTGTGACGATTTCTTAGATATTGATGGAAATAACACCATAAATAACAATAAAAGAGATGGGATTTCGACATTCAATTTCAGTAGCGTTACCGCAAATATAAAGGCGATGCTTCCACCAGGAAATTATACGGTAAGCTATTACCGTAATAAAACCGATGCACTATCGCAAGTAAACGTTATAACTGATGTAACAAATTATAGAAATATTGGTTATCCAAATACGCAACAAATTTGGGGACGTGTGGATAGCGATGTGGATAACGCCTGCTATGGGCTGGGACCATATGTATCCTTAACCGTAGAAAAACTACCGTTTGCAAATACAGTAATAATCCCTAGACAGTGCGACGATGATCAAGATGGAAAATTTACTTTTAACACTTCAACCTTAGAATCAGATGTATTAAAAGGGCAAACAAATGTGAAAGTCACTTATTTTGATCAGAGTAATAAACCGTTGCCAAGTCCATTTCCGGCTACGTTTTCTACTAAATCTCAAACCATAAAAGCGGTTGTAACTAACACGACATCTTTAAGCTGCTCTGATGAAACTTCCATCGTTTTTGTCGTAGATGATTTACCAGAAGCTTTTCCAATAGCAACATCTATGACAACCGTTTGCGATGATGAAGCAGATCCTTTATTTCAAGACGGGAAATTTGGTTTTGACACCAGCACTTTTGAAAATACAATTTTGGCGGGTCAAACAGGAATGATAGTCAAATATTTTGACAAGAAAGGAACTTTATTACCAAGTCCATTACCCAATCCATTTATAAGCACTACACAAAACATTACAGCCGTAGTAGAAAACCCTATTAATCCAAATTGTAGTGCTTCCGTGATTATACCTTTTATTGTCAATCCACAACCCAAAATAAATTTAAATTCAAACGGAAATGAAGACGAATTAGTTTGTTCTAATCAGCCAACATTTTTCGTGAAACTGAATGCAGGAATACAAGATGGTTCCCTTACAAGTGATTACACTTATATTTGGACAAAAGACAATAAAGTTTTGGTTAGCGAATCTGGTCCGACATTAGATGTAAATGCTGCAGGTAATTATACGGTTGAAGTAGCCACACTTTTAGGTTGCAGTAGAACTCGAAAGATTAAAGTTACTGCATCAGATATTGCAAAAATTGCAAGTATTGAAATTGTTGATTTATCAGAAACAAATACAGTAACGGTAAACGTAACCGGGCAAGGACAATATGAATATAGTTTAGACGAATCATCTGGGCCTTTCCAACTATCCAATTTTTTTACTAGTGTACCTTCCGGAATTCACGAAGTATTTATTAATGATATCAATGGATGTGGTACCGTTAGTAAAACTATTTCGGTAATTGGTGTTCCAAAATATTTTACCCCAAACGGTGACGGGTATAATGATTACTGGAATGTAAAAGGCATAAATACGAATTTTAATTCAAATTCAACTATTTACATCTATGATCGTTATGGAAAGCTTCTCAAACAAGTAATTCCGACAAGTCAAGGTTGGGATGGAACTTTTAATGGAACTCCATTGCCAGGGGATGATTATTGGTTTACCATTAAATTAGAAGATGGAAGAGAAACGAAAGGACATTTTAGTTTGAAAAGATAAAAAATATTAAACAAAACAATTACTTACTGTCATTTATTGTTTTAATTTTAACTGATAAAATTATTGTTTTATTGAAATTAAAATGAACTTTAAAATATTATTTGTCTTTTTTCTACTTTTTTATGTAGCTCCTGCTTTTGCCCAAAAAGAAGCGGCTATATGGTACTTTGGAAATACTGCCGGGCTTGATTTTAATTCAGGAAGCCCTATAACTTTGTCGAATGGTCAATTAAATACAGCTGAAGGTTGTACCAGCATTGCCGATAAAGATGGAAATTTACTTTTTTACACTGATGGTTCAATAGTTTACGACAAATCTCATCAGGTTATGCCTAATGGATTTGGTCTATTGGGTCATAACTCAAGTACGCAATCGGCCATTATTGTTCCTAAACCGAACAATCCAAATTTGTATTATATATTCATAGTTGACCAACCCAATCCAAAAAATGTAGATGATGATCCATATAATAATGAAGACCCTCCAAATAACGGATTAAATTATTCCTTAGTGGATCTAAGATTAAATAATGGCTTGGGTGATATTGTTATATCCGAAAAAAACATTCACTTAATAACTTACGATAAAAATAACACGGAGGATGTAAAATATAAATGTTCTGAAAAAATAACAGCTGTACAGCATGCTGATGGAGTTTCGTTTTGGATAATAACTCATTTTAAAGACACATTTTATTCCTTTAAAATAAGTACACTTGGAGTGGATAAAAAACCAATCCCTACATCTACAAATTTAAATGTTCCGCTGGGTGGTTATATTTCCAATGCAATAGGCTATTTAAAAACATCACCAAATGGTAAAAAAATTGCTATAGCTAATTCATCAATGAAACTAAATGACGAATTAGACCCCAAAGGCAATGTAATAAGAAATACAGGAAATGTCTGGCTCTATGATTTTGATACAGGGTCTGGAAAAGTAAGTAATGGATTTTCAATAATGAGTGGAACAAATCCCTACGGATTAGAGTTTTCCGCAAAATCAAAAAAACTTTATGTAACTGTAAACCGTTTTAATCCCGATGGAATTACATTAGGTAGTTCCTTAATTCAATTTGATCTTAAAAGTTCAAATATCATTGGTTCAAATACAACAATAATAACCTCCGCTTATGTAGCCGGAGCTTTACAATTAGGTCTCGACGAAAAAATATATCGGTCTGGTTACCCTATTTTAACCGATAGCTCAAATAAATTGTCTGTAATAAACAATCCAGAATTAAATGGTACTTCTTGTAATTTTTTACAAAATGAAATCGATTTAAAGGGCGGTTTTGCAAAATTGGGTTTACCGCCATTTATAACTTCATTATTTTTATATGCCTTTAGCTATGAATTTAATTGTTTGGGACAAGCTACACATTTTTATATCAATTCTGTTGAAAAAATAGACTCTGTGCTTTGGGATTTTGGAGACGGAACCACCTCTACAGACATAAATGCTTATCATACATATCAAAACATAGGTGATTACAAAGTAACTTTGATAAAAACCATCAACGGAGAAAATAGAGAACCACTCGAAAAAACAATAACTATATATGAAATTCCCAAAATAATTTCAACACCATATAAATTAATCCAATGTGATACACAAGATAATTTACCGACAGATGGATTAGCCTCTTTCAATTTAGCGCTGGCTAATGAACCAATTAGCTTAGGTAAAAAAGATTTTCAAGTATTTTATTATCACAGTATCCTTGAAGCAGAAAACGATCTTAATAATTCTAACTCTATTCCCACTAATTATCGCAACACCATCCCAGATGAAATTCTATATGCAAAAGTTACACCACCGAATTCTTCCTGTTATAGTATCGCTACTGTTATTTTACATGCTAATAAAAACATATTAATTTTACCTCAGGCAATGCGTGAATGTGATCTTGGTAATGGTAAAGGACTTTTTAATTTAAAACAAAAGAAGGAATTAATAAAAACTGAGTTGAATTTACCATCAGATGTTCGTTTGTATTTCTATTCTAATGAAGATGATGCTTCATTAGGTGTAAATGAATTAGAAGATCAGTACACATCGATTTCTAAAATAATATACATTCGAGCTGAAAATAATGAGGGATGTTATGGAACAGGAAATTTTGAAATTATAGTAGTATCAACCCCAAAAATAAATACCTTAGTAAAAAGAATACTATGTGAAGGCAATAGCACTTCAATTGTATTAGATGCTGGTATTATCTTTCCAGCACTTCTTACTGATTATACCTACAAATGGTCAACAGGGGAAATAACACCCACCATTAAAATAAATAGAGAGGGGGATTATACGGTTATTGTAAAAAATAAATCAGATTGCGAAGTATCTCGAAAATGCAGTGTAAGTATATCCTATTTAGCAAAAGTAAACAACATAATCATTCATGATTTACAGCAATTAAATGAAGTTATAATTGAGCTTAGCAATCCCAATGATTATAGGTACATGATTCATTTTCAAAATGGGACTTCTACCCCATTTCAAAGTACACCGATTTTCGAAAATGTACCCGGCGGGTTTCATGAATTAATTATTGAAAACAATGATGGATGTGGTCGCATACTGAAAAATATTGCTGTTTTAGATGCACCGAAATTCTTCACGCCTAATAGTGATGGCTACAACGATTATTGGAACTTAAAAGGAATAAATTCTCCTTTTTATAAAAATGCCATTATTTTTATTTTTGATCGCTATGGTAAACTTCTTAAACAATTGTCCCCTTCAAGCCTAGGCTGGGATGGAAATTATAATAAAGAACAATTACCATCTGATGATTACTGGTTTACCATTAAACTTGAAGATGGAAGAGAAGCTAAGGGACATTTTAGTTTGAAAAGATAAAATGTTAAAAAGACTTACAATGAATAACCATTCTCCCTATAAAAATTAAGTAAGTCCATATTCGAGAATAATTCACATAGATATTTTATAAAAATTCGACGAAATACCAACAAAACAACCACAAAAAAAAGCCATTCTTTCGAATGGCTTTCCTATAATAAAAATATAAAATTAGATTTTAAATCTTTTTCTATCTGTTTCAGTCAAATAAATTTTACGCAAACGAATAGATTTTGGAGTTACCTCTACATATTCATCTTTTTGAATGTACTCTAAAGCTTCTTCAAGAGAGAAAATAATCGGAGGGATAATTCTTGCTTTCTCATCATTTCCTGATGAACGTACATTAGATTGTTTTTTCTCTTTAGTTACGTTTACACACATATCATCAGCACGAGAGTTTTCGCCAATTACCTGACCTTCATAGATTTCAGTATTTGGTTCAACAAAAAACTTACCACGATCTTGTAATTTATCGATAGAATAAGGAATAGCTTTTCCTTTTTCCATAGAAATTAATGACCCTTTGTTACGTCCTGCTATCTCTCCTTTGTAAGGCTCATATCCTATGAAACGGTGTGCCATAATAGCTTCACCAGCTGTTGCAGTAAGTAATTGATTACGCAATCCAATAATTCCACGAGATGGAATATTAAATTTTACAATCATACGCTCCCCTTTCGTTTCCATGCTTAACATTTCACCTTTACGCATAGTAACAAACTCTACAGCTCTACCAGAAAGATTCTCAGGTAAGTCGATTGTTAGCTCTTCAATCGGCTCACATTTTTTACCATCAATTTCCTTGATAATAACTTGTGGTTGACCAATTTGTAATTCATATCCTTCTCTTCTCATAGTTTCAATAAGAACAGATAAGTGCAATACTCCACGACCAAAAACCATAAATTTATCAGCAGAATCAGTTTCACCCATTTTCATGGCTAAATTTTTCTCTAATTCTTTTGTCAATCTATCTCTAATATGACGAGAAGTTACAAATTTTCCTTCTTTACCGAAGAAAGGAGAGTCATTAATAGTAAACAACATACTCATTGTAGGCTCATCAATAGCAATTGATTTCAAAGCTTCCGGATTTTCAAAATCAGCGATAGTATCTCCAATTTCAAAACCTTCTACTCCAATAATCGCACAAATATCTCCAGCAATTACTTCTTGAACTTTCTTACGACCAAGACCTTCAAAAGTATGAAGTTCTTTAATTCTAGATTTAGTTGTTGTACCGTCTCTTTTTACTAATGAGATTGGCATACCTTCTCTCAATATACCTCTTTCCAAGCGACCAATAGCGATACGACCTGTAAAAGCGGAGAAATCTAAAGATGTAATTAACATTTGAGGAGTTCCTTCCGATACTTTAGGAGCTGGTACATTTTCTATAACCATATCTAACAATGCTTCAACATTATCAGTTACGTTTTCCCAATGGTCAGACATCCAGTTATTTTTAGCTGAACCGTAAACAGTAGGGAAATCTAACTGCCACTCTTCTGCACCTAATTCAAACATTAAGTCAAAAACTTTTTCATGAACTTCTTCAGGAGTACAGTTTTCTTTATCAACTTTATTGATTACAACGCATGGTTTTAAACCAAGGTCTAGTGCTTTTTGTAATACAAAACGCGTTTGTGGCATTGGTCCTTCAAAAGCATCTACAAGTAGACAAACTCCATCAGCCATGTTCAATACACGTTCTACCTCACCACCAAAATCGGCGTGACCAGGAGTATCAATAATGTTGATTTTTGTTCCTTTGTATACTACAGAAACATTTTTTGAAGTAATAGTAATACCTCTTTCACGCTCTAAGTCGTTGTTATCAAGGATTAAGTCACCTGTGTTTTCGTTGTCACGAAATAACTGACAGTGATACATAATTTTATCAACCAAAGTTGTTTTACCGTGATCGACGTGGGCAATAATTGCAATGTTTCTAATAGATTCCATCTGTGATTTTTAATGGGTGCAAAGGTACACTTTATTTTGATATAAAAAATATTTATGCAATAGTTTACATATTGTTAACGTATTAGACCTAAAAAACTATTACGCAATAAGAGCAAAATAAGTTTCAGACGATACTTAGTATTTTAACATTATTTATTTATATTTGAGTAATGAAAAACAAAACCAATCAAATAATTATAACCTATATCCTCATCTCTCTATTTGTGGCAATCCTTTGCCACAAATTATTCCAAAAATTTATCTACACTGCTAACTTTCAAAACTATAATTTCGTTAAAGATTTGTTGTTTATAACTTTTACAGGGATTGCTTACAAATTAATTTTATCAAAAAATGACAATAGGAACTCTGCAATTTTTGAAAAACTCAAGAATACAAATGATGAAATTAAAGAGTCAAATGAAAAATATGACATTGTAGCAAAAGCAACAAGCGACACTATTTGGGATTGGAAAATACAGGAAGATAGCTTATCCTGGAACAAAGGAATAGAAGTGATTTTTGGATACACCCAAAATGAAGTTGGCTCTAGTTCCAAATGGTGGTTTGAAAAAATCCATCCAGAAGACAGTATCAAAATGTCAATTAAACTATATTCCTTTATAGAACAAAAAACGGAAAACTGGCAAGATCAATACCGTTTTAAATGTGCCGATGGTTCCTATAAATACGTTTTAGACAGAGGTTTCCTTTTAAAAGATGAGGAAGGAAAAGCCACACGAATGATAGGTGCAATCCAGGATATTACAAAACAAAAAGAGGAAGAGCAACGGCTTAAATTATTAGAAACAGTTATTACTCAATCCAGAGATTCAATAATTATCACAGAAGCGGATTCTAAAAACACCCGGATTCCAAAAATAATCTATGTAAATCCTGCTTTCTCCATTATGTCAGGATACCATACTGATGAAATCATCGGAAAAACACCAAATATTTTTAAAGGTCCCAATTCTGATAAACAAGAATATAAAAAATTAATTACTGCCTTAAAAAAGAAACAAGAATGTCTGATTGAAACTATAAGCTATAAAAAAAATAAAGAGGAATATTGGGTTCGTTTCTCTATGATTCCAATTTACGATACAGAAAATGAGCATTCACATTGGATATCAATCCAAAGAGATGTCACGGAGGAAAAAAAACAAGAAAAAGAAAAAGAACAATTGATCCGCGAATTAACACAAAACAACAAAGATTTAAAGCAGTTTTCCTATATTACATCGCACAACCTTAGAGCGCCATTATCCAATCTGACCGGACTTTTAAACTTAATCGAAGACATTCCTATTGAAGACCAAGAATTAAAAGAAATTTTAAACGGTTTTAGTAAATCCACTCATTTATTAAATGACACCATAAATGATTTAGTTAAAGTTATTATTATAAAAGACAATGCTTCTATCCAGAAAGAAGATGTATTTCTAAAAGAAATCTTTGAAAATGTTTTTAGTCAGCTAAGCTTTCAAATTGAATTATTCAAACCAATAATAAAACTTAATTTCGAAAAAATTTCTGTTTTAAATACGAACAAAGCCTACTTCGAAAGTATATTATTAAATCTACTGACTAATGCACTAAAATATAAATCAGAAAATAGAAAACTTAAAATAACCATTACAGCTAACGAAACCGATGATACCGTTTATTTAATATTCAAGGATAATGGAATAGGGATCGATTTAGAAAGAAATAGAGACAA harbors:
- the typA gene encoding translational GTPase TypA; protein product: MESIRNIAIIAHVDHGKTTLVDKIMYHCQLFRDNENTGDLILDNNDLERERGITITSKNVSVVYKGTKINIIDTPGHADFGGEVERVLNMADGVCLLVDAFEGPMPQTRFVLQKALDLGLKPCVVINKVDKENCTPEEVHEKVFDLMFELGAEEWQLDFPTVYGSAKNNWMSDHWENVTDNVEALLDMVIENVPAPKVSEGTPQMLITSLDFSAFTGRIAIGRLERGILREGMPISLVKRDGTTTKSRIKELHTFEGLGRKKVQEVIAGDICAIIGVEGFEIGDTIADFENPEALKSIAIDEPTMSMLFTINDSPFFGKEGKFVTSRHIRDRLTKELEKNLAMKMGETDSADKFMVFGRGVLHLSVLIETMRREGYELQIGQPQVIIKEIDGKKCEPIEELTIDLPENLSGRAVEFVTMRKGEMLSMETKGERMIVKFNIPSRGIIGLRNQLLTATAGEAIMAHRFIGYEPYKGEIAGRNKGSLISMEKGKAIPYSIDKLQDRGKFFVEPNTEIYEGQVIGENSRADDMCVNVTKEKKQSNVRSSGNDEKARIIPPIIFSLEEALEYIQKDEYVEVTPKSIRLRKIYLTETDRKRFKI
- a CDS encoding T9SS type B sorting domain-containing protein, yielding MANSISFTHKNLSDANANKSTLKFFAVCVPKDSDGDGITDDLDSDSDNDGIPDTTESQKNVSVILSNSDTNNNGLDTNFEPGFTPIDTDNDSVPDYLDLDSDNDGILDSVETGIDTDADGIRNYRDLDSDKDLCSDVVEAGFTDGDGDGKFGNSPLTVNSTGLVNGAPYSVPNPNYLISAPIIISKQPAVAPTCELQNATISVTDNGGNTYQWQFSTNGATWNNITNNSTYSGALTNNLTITSVKNTMNGYKYRVQLNKVGNSCGLLSTDATLTVYALPVVTNVTIIQCDDDLDAITTFNLTIKNDEISSNFNNESFTYYKTLAGANNPDASQLITTPLAFVNTTPSTMTIWTRVQNANGCYSVAQITLKVLATQIPKTFKKSFEACDDFLDIDGNNTINNNKRDGISTFNFSSVTANIKAMLPPGNYTVSYYRNKTDALSQVNVITDVTNYRNIGYPNTQQIWGRVDSDVDNACYGLGPYVSLTVEKLPFANTVIIPRQCDDDQDGKFTFNTSTLESDVLKGQTNVKVTYFDQSNKPLPSPFPATFSTKSQTIKAVVTNTTSLSCSDETSIVFVVDDLPEAFPIATSMTTVCDDEADPLFQDGKFGFDTSTFENTILAGQTGMIVKYFDKKGTLLPSPLPNPFISTTQNITAVVENPINPNCSASVIIPFIVNPQPKINLNSNGNEDELVCSNQPTFFVKLNAGIQDGSLTSDYTYIWTKDNKVLVSESGPTLDVNAAGNYTVEVATLLGCSRTRKIKVTASDIAKIASIEIVDLSETNTVTVNVTGQGQYEYSLDESSGPFQLSNFFTSVPSGIHEVFINDINGCGTVSKTISVIGVPKYFTPNGDGYNDYWNVKGINTNFNSNSTIYIYDRYGKLLKQVIPTSQGWDGTFNGTPLPGDDYWFTIKLEDGRETKGHFSLKR
- a CDS encoding PAS domain S-box protein, producing the protein MKNKTNQIIITYILISLFVAILCHKLFQKFIYTANFQNYNFVKDLLFITFTGIAYKLILSKNDNRNSAIFEKLKNTNDEIKESNEKYDIVAKATSDTIWDWKIQEDSLSWNKGIEVIFGYTQNEVGSSSKWWFEKIHPEDSIKMSIKLYSFIEQKTENWQDQYRFKCADGSYKYVLDRGFLLKDEEGKATRMIGAIQDITKQKEEEQRLKLLETVITQSRDSIIITEADSKNTRIPKIIYVNPAFSIMSGYHTDEIIGKTPNIFKGPNSDKQEYKKLITALKKKQECLIETISYKKNKEEYWVRFSMIPIYDTENEHSHWISIQRDVTEEKKQEKEKEQLIRELTQNNKDLKQFSYITSHNLRAPLSNLTGLLNLIEDIPIEDQELKEILNGFSKSTHLLNDTINDLVKVIIIKDNASIQKEDVFLKEIFENVFSQLSFQIELFKPIIKLNFEKISVLNTNKAYFESILLNLLTNALKYKSENRKLKITITANETDDTVYLIFKDNGIGIDLERNRDKVFGLYQRFHNYPDSKGLGLYLVKSQVETMGGTISIESEVNKGTTFTLTFKNKE
- a CDS encoding IgGFc-binding protein; protein product: MKKTLLIFFTFLSISCFAQFSKTHYIPPLTSGTTGGVTPEEHYLYISTPSISDVKVKVIEIGGNVFTNTINKNNPWIYFIGNGNNTQIFTPNTSIGILNNKGYIVEAEDLIYTSLRTNAGLHNQAGGLVSKGNSALGKEFRIGAMLNKFNTTGLMNFASILSVENGTNITISNIPVGTILTNGVTITGPLTISLNKNESYVLAIENNGSNFKSTNIIGGLISSDKDIVVNAGSFGGSNYEGPNTNNSSGRDLGFDQIVSFEKTGKEYIFIKGLGSDVLERVLLIAHKDNTKIYTNGNPTPITKNAGEYLILDGSSYSNNNLYVTSSENVFAYQSIGGTNSPANQNLFFVPPINCSTPSIVDNIPMINAIGDVSYVGSINVVTESGATVLINDNPITSSPTTINANPGFVYYTVNGLSGNVSVKSTKQVYVSYSGNSGAATYGGYYSGFDTKPEIVTDKISIWQTPSVLLIKIYLMPMQINQL
- a CDS encoding T9SS type B sorting domain-containing protein: MNFKILFVFFLLFYVAPAFAQKEAAIWYFGNTAGLDFNSGSPITLSNGQLNTAEGCTSIADKDGNLLFYTDGSIVYDKSHQVMPNGFGLLGHNSSTQSAIIVPKPNNPNLYYIFIVDQPNPKNVDDDPYNNEDPPNNGLNYSLVDLRLNNGLGDIVISEKNIHLITYDKNNTEDVKYKCSEKITAVQHADGVSFWIITHFKDTFYSFKISTLGVDKKPIPTSTNLNVPLGGYISNAIGYLKTSPNGKKIAIANSSMKLNDELDPKGNVIRNTGNVWLYDFDTGSGKVSNGFSIMSGTNPYGLEFSAKSKKLYVTVNRFNPDGITLGSSLIQFDLKSSNIIGSNTTIITSAYVAGALQLGLDEKIYRSGYPILTDSSNKLSVINNPELNGTSCNFLQNEIDLKGGFAKLGLPPFITSLFLYAFSYEFNCLGQATHFYINSVEKIDSVLWDFGDGTTSTDINAYHTYQNIGDYKVTLIKTINGENREPLEKTITIYEIPKIISTPYKLIQCDTQDNLPTDGLASFNLALANEPISLGKKDFQVFYYHSILEAENDLNNSNSIPTNYRNTIPDEILYAKVTPPNSSCYSIATVILHANKNILILPQAMRECDLGNGKGLFNLKQKKELIKTELNLPSDVRLYFYSNEDDASLGVNELEDQYTSISKIIYIRAENNEGCYGTGNFEIIVVSTPKINTLVKRILCEGNSTSIVLDAGIIFPALLTDYTYKWSTGEITPTIKINREGDYTVIVKNKSDCEVSRKCSVSISYLAKVNNIIIHDLQQLNEVIIELSNPNDYRYMIHFQNGTSTPFQSTPIFENVPGGFHELIIENNDGCGRILKNIAVLDAPKFFTPNSDGYNDYWNLKGINSPFYKNAIIFIFDRYGKLLKQLSPSSLGWDGNYNKEQLPSDDYWFTIKLEDGREAKGHFSLKR